The sequence ACAAAACGTACTACGCGTTCAGAAACGAAGCCTAATTAAGCAAGCAGACGCAGGTATAATACCACTCCATTACTTACGCGGTGCTCAGCACATCGGCGTGCAGGCCGTACTCCTTGGCGAACACGAACGTGGTGATGGACTGGGGGAGCGCAGCCTGCCGGTACATCGATCGCCAGGTGAAGCAAGAGCGTTAACACGGCGAAAAACATGCGTGTCAGTCGATGTAGCGGACATCATTCAGAAAAAAAACTTTTGAAGTAGATTGTGCTGTGACCTGTATGATGGCGAGGCGCAGGACGTCGCCGCGGAGCCCCAGGGCGACGGCTCCGGCCGCGGTGGCCGCCGGGCCGGCGACGAACCGCAGCGCCATGCCCAGCGCGGTCAGGCCGGCCCCGCAGACGATGATCTTCTCCTGCAGCGCCATGAACAGGCCTGCATGCCACCAACCAATCCATCGATAAACAGATAGATACGGTAGTGCCTCTCGTTAATTTCTTGACAGTTGCTCCGACGATTTGCTAGCTTACCCATGCTGAACATGGCGAGCCCGACCCCGGTCCTGGACATGATCAGCACCGAGCCCTCGATGATGCTCGGCGTCACGATGTGCCACCTGCATATGCGCAGAATAAATTAAGCAACGGCTGATAAAAAATACGTTCAGAAGGATGCCAAGTGCCACTGTGTCAGTGTGCCAGTGTCATTCATCTCAAAGAAACAGAAATAAAGCTGAACTCTATGCCAAATTGTTTCCCGACGGGGCCATGTGCTACTTTTTCTGCAGCAGTAGTTCGATTGCAAAGTGCACCGGATGCCTGAAATTGATTTAGTTATAGATTGTTGAGCATAGTTGTTTATTCGTCTGTTCCACTAACAAGCGGTATTTGTTCTGCCTCAATTATTTCTTAGTGTGAACCACCTAAGCTTGCTTAACACTTTAGGAGGGACAAAGAGTACAGGTTCCGTTAACTACTTGATGCAACTCTGCGTGATTATCATATGTTGGGATTATATTGTTGTGCTGTGAATCGACCATTCACAGTTTAATGGTAGGCCTACAACTTTTCAGTTTGCACCTCTTGCTACAACACCTACCGGTCTCTTCATAGGAAAAAATATCACATTCGCCAGTGTTAGAACATATTGTTTTTTAAGTGATGCATTTGTGATTTCATGTGTGTTAAATTATTTGAGATATTTCTTGAATTAATTGATTTCCAACATAAATTTGTGAACCTTTTGGTTTTTAACATTAACAATTCCCAAATTGTAAGTAAATACTTATAAAATTttacatattttgttttctattttttttacctTTCTACCTTTAATTCGATATTGTCatctgttttttttcattttttccctTCAAATCCTCCTGAAAATTTCTCACCATTTTAtaacttgttttattttgtgtcttGACGGGGCTACAATGTGTATGATTGCCTCATATGACTTTGATGGTCACAAAACCAAATACGGCCAGCATTGAAAGTAAAGGGTGAAAACTATATTGCATTGGATTCGGGACAAAAACTAACATTGGATCGATTTTGTAATAAATGAGGTTTGGATTCATGTTTGATTTTCCATGGAACTGATGTCAAACAGATGCACTCCTTGGGAAGTTCTACTGTCATCCTAGCTATGATTTAAAGTCCTTTATTCACAAGAATTTTTGGCAAGTTTCTAATTTTTTTTATCATTCCTTCTTGACTTTCTTGCGTGTTATGTTTTCCCTCCCCTTCTTCGGCGGCACGTTGATGCCAAACGGGCGTATAAGGTTCCCCCGAGTCTCCCCATCACAACGGTGTCGTCTACGACTGTGCCGATGACTCGATGGCGTATTTTCAGGTCGACCATTCTGGTCGATGAGATTATAGTTTGAAAGGCTTGTTGGCGCGGCGACAAATGACTTCCCTTTATCGTTTCAGAACCGGCTTCCTCCTGTGCTTGTGAGGCTTGTGAGAAATAATGGAGGTTTGACTCTTGTATCTGTGGCTCTTTCAGCGGTAACGGTTTCTTCTCCGCGATGTTGGTTCGGCAAGATGTGACCTTGATGACTTCCCGTCCGTGATCGAAAACAACAAGCTGGCTCCGATGATGGAGCGGCATGAGGCAGGCGCCGTCTGCCTGTTCGGGTGATAAAGGCAGTCAACCCTCATGGACTTTGATGTGCAAGTATTCAGTGGTATTTGTAGTGGTTTATTTGACCCATAtatcttttttcaaaaaaaatgaaataacaAAAGAAATCTATCAAAATTCTATACTGCAAGAGTGGTTTGCTATCCTTAACCCAACCAATAAGTTTTATTTTCGATGACACATCCCAATCACATTTTCCCATTATGTCATACCAGTCTGTGCATATATGCCAGCACCAAAACGAGGATACAGACCtatatgtggttggatggttaggtgaACCGTGGACAGCGGTATCCCCAGCACATCAGAGTTCAAGTCATGGTGCTCGCATTATCTTGGATtcatttcaggatttccggcgataagtgttcagtgggaggagacgttccccttGACTACGAGGTGTCTATGGTgagacttcatcaatctcaagatgatatgacagttcagtctttcggaggtgctcatagaaatagcatgtgtgtgtgtgtcttcaCAGGGATGAGGGTACACACATGATCGCCTGTGTCTCTTTGTTCTCAAAAGCAAAAGGCACCAAAACGAGGATGTGATCCTGCCACACTATCGAGACCGTCTTGACGTCCGACTCGTGCGTAACAACATCACATCCTCCCGGAGAAAAAGTTGCACGTAGCTAAGAGTGGTGCGTGCATGCAGAGAAATACGGATCGTACCTGTTTGTGACGCAAGACCAGGcgaccccgaggacgcccgcgtaaaCGTTGGGATTCCGTGCCACCTTGAGCCAGACCGCTCTGACCAACGGCCATACcggctcgcgccgccgcctcccctccgcgccgccgtcctccacgTCGTCCTCGCTCGCTGAAACCGCTGCCGCCGCGTCAGGCTTCCCTGCGCCACCACCGCACGCACGCCTGACCTCGAACGCCAGCAGCAGCAGCGGGAAGTAGACGATGATCTGCACCACCGAGATCTGCACGACGAGGTCGCGCGCCCACCCGCCGTACATGGCGTCCAGCAGCGGCACGCCCACCACGAGCGTGTTGTTCAGCGTCGCCAGCGAGAAGCCGGTGATGCACCACGAGGAGGCTAgctccccgccgcccccgccgcgcttGGCGCCACCGCGGCAGCAGCGCGTGGACGCGGCGGCCCAGGCGGCGAGGGCCAGCGCGACGGCGAGCTTGGAGAGCGCGTCGGCGGCGAGGACGCGGTAGTTGAGCGCGTAGGGGTCCATGCGCGCGGCGAAGTCGAAGGCGAAGAAGGGCACCGCGAAGTAGGCCACGAGGCGGTTCACGGCGTCGCACTGGTCCGGCGTGAAGAGCTTCCACCACCGCACCGAGCCGTAGCCGAGGCCCAGGGCGAAGTAGAGCGGCGCCATGGCGGCCACCACCTTGTACACGTCGCCCCATCCGATCATCTCCTCCGCCACGCTCTGTTCGTGTGTCACAACTCACAACTCACAAGCGCGCGATGTGTTTCGGTGCCGTTTCTGGGTGCCTATATGTGGGCTcgaggatgcagttgcatgcatgtatACGGAACATATTCTGATTTCCAGAACTTTGGCATCGAACAGAAAGTAAGAAAGGGATTCACAGTCAGCATCAGCATCATTTCACCAGGGATAGCCGTAGTGCGCAGCGCAACCTCCGCACTCTTCCGCTATCGCTCATTCTTCTCCCTCCCCTTGTTTTTTCTTCCTCGCCGCCCACTGCCCCCTCCACTCCCCGGGATCAGGGCATTCTCTCCTTACTTTTCCATTCACGTCGATATGGAAACAATGATTATGTCTCAAGCATGGAAAGTCTTTGTAGAAATattactatgaactacatacgaacgtatatagatgcattttaagtgtagattcacttattttgtttcgtatgtagtctatagtgtatttttaaaaaaacttatatttaggaacagaggagtaTTAAGGCTTCTTTGGGAAGGCCACAATGATTCATGCATGGCTAGGTTTATAAAATTAATCTATTGCAAGAATTTTTAGGTctatttgattcaaaggattttgaAAGGAATCTTAAAGGTCCTAAGGACCTTTTTCCTACATGGGTTGTTTGTTTCGCAGGATTATAGTTCATAGGAATCTTTCCTTGGGATTGCTTTATAATAGATTTCATAGAAAAGTTTCCATCCACCTCGACCTTGTATGAAGATTACTACGTTTATACTGAGCATAATCAAATGTCTATACtatctcatactccctccgttcggaattattcgtctaagaaatgaatgtatctagatgtattttagttgtagatacattcatttttattcattttttgtgacaagtaattccgaacggagggagtagtattttttaGACACATTACAAATGCAGACGCTCATACACTTATCCCTATGAACACACAAACATACACTACCCATATGATCACCTCTAGCACAATattttgagattgatgaagtcgccACAGACAGCTTAGTAGGAACGTCTTGAACTCCGATGTGCTGGGATACCACTATCcgcctaaccatccaaccacagattggttcgctACAATCTCAGAGTATTGAGGATGACATGTTACTCTATCTATGTGTTTTTCCTATTCACACGTTTGAGAAATCCTGTAAATCAACAAAGAGACATAACTTAGAAACAAGACTTAGCTAGGTAGCTGTCTCATGAGCCGCTCTCTTTATTTCTCTTGGAGAATGCTTAAATCGGCAAAGCCAAATATGCACTGCCGCCGCACTACGCCTTGGGTTGGACATATTTGTACATGTATATGTTAAGATAATCTTCTATCGGCCCCATCTCTAGTTTTTTTGTATAGATAAGGCTGAAGACTgcccttgtacccatatatacgTGCACCGTGCACCCGATCAATACATCAAGAGCTGCATTGCCttcaacatggtatcagttttcctTCCGATTCAACCCTAGCTTCcgctcctagccgccgccgccgcagcttctcgctgccgccgccgccgccatccacttGTGCCGCCGCTGCACCCTCACCCCGCCGCCACGCGCGCCTCCCCACCCcaatccccctctccctctccccgagcCGCCTCCCTCCCGATCGCCATCTCCACCAGCCGCGCCGCCATCCCTCCCCTCGGTCGCCGCCGCACCCATGGCCTCCCCCcactccgccgcctccctcccctccaaCTCCTTCGAGGGTCCGGCCCCTCCTCCGGTGGAGGTCGTCCGCGATCTGGACATCTTTGCCCGCGTGCCCATCGTTGTCGACTACGCCACCTCCACCTATTACACCTGGAAAACCTACTTCTCCCTCGTCTTCCGTGAGTACCACCTCATCGATCACGTCGATGGCTCTGTCGACTCCGGTCTCATGTACGCGGACGACAACTGGCTGAGCATCGACGCCACCATCACTCGCTGGCTGTACCAAATCATCTCCAAGGACATCTTCCACACCATCGTCTGCGACACTGACGACGCGCAGATGGTGTGGGCGAAGCTTAACGGGCTCTTCCTCGACAACACCCTCTAGCGTCGCGTATTTCTTCAGCAGCAATTTTTTGGCTGCCATCAGCTTGACTCGTCCATTGACGATTATTGCATGCGCCTTAAGAAACTCGCTGACGAACTCCGCAACCTCGGGGAGCGGCCTGAACGAGGAGTTCGGCAACACGGCCTCCAACCTCACGTTCCTCCCGGACCCGACCTTTCCTCGGGTCGTGGCTTATCTTCGGTTGGAGGAGAGGAGGATGAAGATGGTGAAGTCCCGGGCCACGCACACGGCTCTCGCGGCGGGCACCTCCCGCACCACTCCTCCCACAGCGCCGTAGCCGCCGcggcctctgccgccgccgccggcgtcgtATTTCCAGGCGCCACCGACGCCCGTCTACCAGCCGCCATCCCCTTGCCCCCGATCACCGCGGCGGGGGGCGCCGCGGCAagaagcagtagcagtagcacgggaGCCGCAACAACAGCAACTGCCCCCGGCCCC comes from Triticum aestivum cultivar Chinese Spring chromosome 5B, IWGSC CS RefSeq v2.1, whole genome shotgun sequence and encodes:
- the LOC123116490 gene encoding probable auxin efflux carrier component 5b translates to MIGWGDVYKVVAAMAPLYFALGLGYGSVRWWKLFTPDQCDAVNRLVAYFAVPFFAFDFAARMDPYALNYRVLAADALSKLAVALALAAWAAASTRCCRGGAKRGGGGGELASSWCITGFSLATLNNTLVVGVPLLDAMYGGWARDLVVQISVVQIIVYFPLLLLAFEVRRACGGGAGKPDAAAAVSASEDDVEDGGAEGRRRREPVWPLVRAVWLKVARNPNVYAGVLGVAWSCVTNRWHIVTPSIIEGSVLIMSRTGVGLAMFSMGLFMALQEKIIVCGAGLTALGMALRFVAGPAATAAGAVALGLRGDVLRLAIIQAALPQSITTFVFAKEYGLHADVLSTAVIFGTLASLPVLIVYYIVLGFVG